ACAAACATCTTGGCGGCCTAATGCTACAATGGCTTGTGAGACCTCCCCTCTATCTTGAAGGCTTTCTTTTTCACCAAAAGCATTTAACCCTCGACTTCCCCAAGGCAAAGTCGGTTTAATCTTGGATTCAATCACTTCAGCGGTCAAAGAAACCGCATCCGTATGTAAGCCTTTGATATTTTCGTGCTCTAAAGGCTCACAGCCTAAAAAAATGGCTTCTCCTATACGAAGGTTATTTACTCGAGTTAAGCCTGTTCTCTGAAGAGCCCAGTTAACTGAAGCAGAATTACCCCCTGAAATAATTTCTAGACTGATCCCAAATGTAGCTTCAATTCCATCGGCAAGATCAGAAAGAATACTCATATTTTGATCATCTGGAGCGACACCATACCGACAGGCTAAATTCGTACCAATTCCTTTTATCGTGATGTTCGGTAAAGAAATAACTTCTCGGATAAAATCAATCACATGATTAGGCATCACACCTTCTCTGAGATCGCCAAGCTCAACCATAATAATAATATCGTGACGGCAATTTTGTTGTTCCGCTGCATGTGAAAGCCTCTGAATCACTTCAACTTCAGAGTTTAAACTCATATCACTGTATTTTA
This region of Vibrio sp. BS-M-Sm-2 genomic DNA includes:
- a CDS encoding alanine/ornithine racemase family PLP-dependent enzyme; the encoded protein is MNYPRLDIDCGKVHHNAQYLISQLSLKNISVTPVTKAFLGHPIIAQVLIDAGATMLADSRIENLQKMTESGIAIPKMLIRTPMLSEVASVIKYSDMSLNSEVEVIQRLSHAAEQQNCRHDIIIMVELGDLREGVMPNHVIDFIREVISLPNITIKGIGTNLACRYGVAPDDQNMSILSDLADGIEATFGISLEIISGGNSASVNWALQRTGLTRVNNLRIGEAIFLGCEPLEHENIKGLHTDAVSLTAEVIESKIKPTLPWGSRGLNAFGEKESLQDRGEVSQAIVALGRQDVCVNGLKAPNGIKIMSSTSDHLVLESSQKPLFVGETVTFCLDYRALLSSMSSRYIHKYFKAPKGRRKEEGAHNATNNSNYLRQCHA